A single region of the Lepeophtheirus salmonis chromosome 12, UVic_Lsal_1.4, whole genome shotgun sequence genome encodes:
- the LOC121126605 gene encoding uncharacterized protein isoform X7, whose amino-acid sequence MQNDRFLLTAGIPPVSIHCWKLINLRRYGVLDDNQFVFEGGSQCGKGEGPHILRLKNPNELKNVFDLATKGTLHKQEQYSPKLFEILLTEENTFKNSGKLPSKHQHLLSTSSRNDVTNCSEVWSDNYSTSCDTMSDVLSEINLSSEETSERLVNRRTLLENIQMTSCDLSSKWNMKSDTSSPHTSFTTSQKEKKELQPKYSYASNEPSYIHTHDILIPLDVTSNTCSIDYDLPRTVHNNGIQNVVVRTGIKSSQDSNGSKEKYQHRVVNIDTGGNYDIPKNDYQSTLYDVPRSINMVKYRNYDIPISGGACSNLTKPDSCSFCFEKYEASKFEKMKLNGIGKMPVADMRNYRKDSPSEMSFHGNNEDNMYFNINYSKEFPQYENCRPIMEVSTDSPLKATNYDTINKKLRNFHDLLNSGEGTHSLMEYSICDSHNIKNRSFSSDSILFNCNTTRSSVSNDYKTALDNSANIYNACNLSKIQNLYRKSSFS is encoded by the exons ATGCAAAATGATCGATTTCTTCTAACTGCTGGAATTCCTCCTGTATCTATTCATTGTTGGAAATTGATTAACCTTAGACGCTATGGAGTTTTGGATGACaatcaatttgtttttgaaggGGGTTCTCAATGTGGAAAAGGAGAAGGTCCTCATATTTTGCGCCTGAAAAATCCTAACgaattaaagaatgtttttgatCTAGCTACAAAAGGGACATTACATAAGCAAGAACAATATTCtcctaaattatttgaaa TACTATTAACTGAAgagaatacatttaaaaattcggGTAAACTGCCTTCAAAACATCAACATTTATTGTCAACTAGTAGTCGAAATGACGTTACAAATTGTTCAGAAGTGTGGTCCGACAATTATTCTACATCGTGTGATACTATGAGTGACGTTCTCAGTGAAATTAATTTGTCATCTGAAGAGACATCGGAACGTTTAGTCAATAGAAGAACATTActagaaaatatacaaat gacttCATGTGATTTGTCCTCTAAATGGAATATGAAGAGTGATACATCATCTCCACATACCAGTTTTACAACATCCCAGAAGGAGAAAAAAGAGTTACAACCAAAATATTCTTATGCTTCTAATGAACCATCCTATATACATACGCATGATATACTTATTCCATTGGATGTAACTAGTAATACATGTTCTATTGATTATGATTTGCCAAGAACAGTACACAAc aatgGAATTCAAAATGTAGTTGTTCGTACTGGTATAAAGTCATCACAAGATTCAAATGggagtaaagaaaaatatcaacatcGGGTTGTTAATATAGATACGGGTGGCAATTACGACAtccctaaaaat gATTATCAATCTACTTTATATGATGTTCCAAGATCAATTAACATGGTCAAATATAGAAATTATGACATACCAATTTCTGGAGGGGCTTGTTCAAATTTAACGAAACCCGACTCCTGTTCTTTTtgctttgaaaaatatgaagcttcaaaatttgaaaagatgaAATTGAATGGTATTGGTAAAATGCCAGTTGCTGACATGAGGAATTATAGAAAAGATTCTCCGTCAGAAATGTCCTTTCATGGGAACAATGAAGAcaatatgtatttcaatattaattacagTAAAGAGTTTCCTCAATACGAAAACTGTAGACCAATAATGGAAGTATCTACCGATTCTCCGTTAAAAGCAacaaattatgatacaattaacaaaaaattgcgGAATTTTCATGATCTTCTCAATTCAGGGGAGGGTACTCATTCACTTATGGAATATTCTATTTGCGATTCacacaacataaaaaatagatcATTTTCTTCAGATAGTATATTGTTTAATTGCAATACAACACGATCAAGTGTAAGTAATGACTACAAGACTGCCCTTGATAATTCAGCTAATATTTACAACGCATGCAATTTATCTAAAATACAAAACCTGTATAGAAAATCATCATTTTCttga